Genomic window (Musa acuminata AAA Group cultivar baxijiao chromosome BXJ1-9, Cavendish_Baxijiao_AAA, whole genome shotgun sequence):
CCAAAGGCTCCAAGGACGTAAGAGGTTTCGCGCCTCGGATTTGTGTGCTGGATTTGAGCGCTGCCGTGGGGAAAGGGAAGATGCAGACTTTTTTGTACACTACCAAATCGTCCAAGTTTGACTTTGACTTTGACTTTGCGACTCCTTCCTAATGTCTTTGATAAaagtgaagaagagaaaaaaatgttTGAGCATGTGAACAATTGTGAAATGATACAGAAGAAATGAGAAAAAGAACTGAGAAATAGAGAAGCACTGAAAAAATACCACCTAAAtgatttactaaaaaaagatctTTTGGTCATCAATAAGTAACagaatttatattaatattttttaataaaaaaactcaTCTGGAAAACATTTACTAAAAAGAGGTTATTTCGATGACTCCATAATCTTACCTTTAAATGTATTCATGACACTGTATCTTTAGATTAACAGAACTCCATTCCATGGGAAACTAGACAAAAGGCTCAGGCATAGGTCTTCCTGCCACACTTCAGTTTTCTCATCAGACTCCAAAAACATTTGAAGCATCAGTACAATTTTACTGTTCTTGCATAGCTCAGGAAATCTAGATTATTTTGATGGCACAAAGTGACATGAGCTGAGGTTACAGATCATGACAAGCAATCTGATGTCTTGGATGCCATCACAGATCTCTGAGACCATATATCTTGTTGTGTCCTGAACAGTGCAtgaattactgaagcctgtaacTCTTTCAGTCTTTGTCTGGCTGAGGGAATCCAAATTAATTTGATGCCATCGAGTGACATGAGTTGAGGCCATAGATCATGACAACAAGCAGGTTGATAACTTAGAAGTCATCACAGGTCTCCTTGTATCTATGTATACTTATTTCCTGAACAGTGCATGAAGAACTGAGGCCTTGAACTCTTTCAGCCTTTGCCTGGCTTAGAGAATCCACATTAATTTGGATGCCATCAAGTGACATGAGTTCAGGTCATAGATCCAACAACAAGCAGTTTGATAGCTTAGGTGTCATCACAGATCTCCTTGTAGTGCACGAGTTGCTGAAGTTTGGAATAGCCACTTTGTTCATATGACTATGAGTGAGACCATGTGGTATCAAAGAGGAAGATGAAAGAAGCTTCTATGTTCAAGATGCAGCCCTTGCAAGAAAGTTGCAAATAACCAGAGAAGCAGCACCGGAAAACCATAGCATTGCACACCTCGTTTGACTGAATTGGAGCATCGGCATATCTGGAGAGCACTGAAATCTCAAGAGAAATCCTGGAATGGCGAAGAGTACCTACAATAATGCCAAAAGCATCATCTTGTACATATGATGTTTGAAGATAAAAATGAAGAGCACTGATATGGGAGCCACAATCTCTAGCCAGGCTAAGTTCTTCAAATTTGATGGCTGTATTATCAGTATGAACAGAATTGTGAAAGGATTTTAGAATGCAGGGGAACATTTACAATTAGCTTTCGGTAGTACCCATTTTGAAGCAACCagtaaggagaaggaagaagaaggcaaAAACAAATTTGCAATCAAGTAGAGATTGGTTGTAGCTGATATTGATGATACCTATATGTGAACGAATAACTGGATTGACATTAGTTCATAACCACATGTTTACAATCTAGCCACAAATTGCAAAAATAAATGACAAAAAACAGGATGACATTCCAAGGTCTCCATCAGTCTAGATTGCGAATATAAGCTAAGATATTCAACATCATAAAACTAGAACTGATTCCAAGATGACCGCTAATGATAGACATCCGGGACAGAGAAGTATTTGGTTTGATCAAACAATATGTTTGTCCATGATAGTGGCATCTGTAATTATGTACTTCCTACTACTTTGATGTCGGTAATAGGACCTTTGGATGCTAATCCATGTTGTGCATAGAATACTAAATATACCACCTGCCATTTAAAAATCTTAGTTACAAGTCTAACCAGTGATTATCAAACAACACCTAGCATGGTCAGCATTTTCAAGTGAACAAGGCATTCTACGATGTAGTCATCACACGCTTGTACTGCAAGTCATGTGCTTATCAAATCAATAAATTTCcattaaaaaaatatagaaatcAGTGCAATAGAAGTAAATGAAAATACCTACAGGAAAGATCAAGCCATAAACAAGTTTTGGTCCTTAACATGGCATCCTTGAATAGAACTTGTCCTTTCTCGGCCAATGATTTGCATAACCTTTCACAACTCTGCAATATATTTTAAACGGCAGAAGAAAATCAATCTAGCTCGATAATACAAATTGAATGTGTAGCAGCTACCAGTAAGGATATGAAGTATACTTGGAATTCCAGAGATATTTCCAGTAGCAGATCCAATCACAGGGCATGTTACGGACCAGCACCAGCACCAGCACCccaaaagaataaaaatgagtCACACAGTAAGAAGCAAGAAATGCGGTAAAACCATATAGAAACAAGCTATCTAGCATATCTCTGCTTGCAATGGCATTATCGGGTTAAGTTTGAGAATCAAGAACTTTAAGGTTAACCTGTAGAAGATGTGTTCAAGGGAGTAAAATCAGTACCCTTTTGTGAATTTTTTAGGTTGACTTCAAGCAGTCAATATATGTTATcaaatgagttcttaatttagttaTTGTAGATTCTGAGTGAACATGCATAATAAAGTACAGATCAGCCAATCTGTTTAGTTATTTGATTAAAAGATCAGAAAGGAACATGGAGGGAGACAGATCAAAAAGATAATCTAAATGGAACTTAAGTGGAAAGATTACATCAATAATAGTACTTAGTTTAATATAATTTTCCAGAGCAGTGGGATGTGGCCAAGAGAATGTGTAGCTACATCATGGCTGACCGTCACATGTATCTCTCACAAAATTGACCATCAAATGCGACTTGATGACTATTACCTTATGATTATACCGTACTTCTTCAGATTTACAAATATAAGCATCCAACAGATACACCGTCATCAAGTTTCATCTTTCTTTCTGCACTTCAAACTATAATAGCATCAAGGTCCTAAAACTTGAGTAAAGCCACGTCTAGTGGCGAGGTCACAAACTGATATGGTACATCGGTACAAACAgacaaaggaaaaaaagaaagaaggtgGTAGGTGGGATCCATacaaatagatattaagatatataAACATAACATCCTCCCTGCGTATCATCGAGGTCCCACTGATGGCTGTTTTCACCGTTCAAGGGTCTCAAAATGTTTGACCGGTTCTATTTTATGAGTGTCAGACTGGTTCAGATATTAAAATTGTCCATTGcaagaattaaaaaaatagatCAATGTATGCTACCAACACTTTTGCATCACTATAACCCCCGACCAGCCTGCTGCTTGAACCAGTAAATACCATCAGTATGGTCAGTACACCATGGTTTTGCTGGAGACAAAGATATATAACATGCTCAACTACTGACTTGATGCTTTAAAATGTGACTAATTTGATTCTAGAAGTATCTTCTGTAAGAAGACCTAGTCACTCATTAATAGGTGGGAAAAAGAACCTAGTTCATAAGAAGCATCCTCTTTGCATCATTAATACACATATATTTTTACTAATAGGACAATAATTATGGTAAGTGGATACCAAGTTAATTCATTCAAGATTATTAGGAGCTTTTTTTCCTTAATTACTGAAACATTGAGAAGAGAACATAAGTAAGATGCAAGAGAGAAACTTTCCGACAATTACCATCTAGAAACAGAGTCAAAGATGTTTGGCTTTAAAACCAAAAAGCAGAAAATCTAAAAATAGGCTGCAAAAATGTTAATTCTTCAAAGGAAAGGTTCTTGCACTTCAGAATCAATGATCAAAAGCATACATAAAGTAATGAAATGTAGtaaatttccaaaggaactaaatCAGAAAAAGGAAAGCAGCTAGAATTAGTCGTAACAAACATCTATAATTTCATTTCACCTTTACCATATATTTGTTCACTTACTCGAACGACCAACACGAACATCCGGAGTAAGGCGATACACAAAAAGCTCCATCACTTGGGAAACCAAAATTTTTTTTGTACAATCAAACAAACAAATCCGTTCCTTTCCTCCACAGGGTCTTGATTGACTTGTGAAATAGAAACCATGACACGGTTAGAACAAGGGCTACACTCTTGCCACCCAGAAGTCCCAAAAGGACAACTGCACAAAAACACAATTGATGCGAGCTCCCTGATTTAGATTCATACAAGTTTTCTCGACTAAATTCAACATCCTTTCTGTCATGATCGGTCACCTTGTTGAAGGCATTGATGCTTAGAACATATCCACTACCGAGCACTGCATCACTATCATCATCTCCATTGACTGCTTCATCTTCTTCTATTTCTGTAATGCCATCACAGGCTCTTCTTCTACTCAAATCAGAAATCAGCTCTTCCGCGTTCTTCTTGTCACTTCGTCGGCGAAATTTCTTCGGAACGAACTTCCTGAAAAGCTTCTTCACCTTCGAATTACCCTTCGAACGATGATCATGCTCATGGCAAGCCTTCCCAGCTCCGACAAGATCCCTCCTTTCCAACAAAGCCTCCCTCCTCGGATCCAAATCAACCGATTCCACCGAGTTCCTTTCTGATCTTACTGTATCCGAAGAGCTACTGATGCCAACTTCCCTAATAGGGGAGACCACTCCTCTCCCTTCTAAATCACATCCCCCGACGACGACCGAATTCAATCTGCTCTGTGCCTCCGGACACggcttcaagaatccaagcatttGAAAGCTCATGGAATCAAGCAGCCGAAGTGCAAAGGCGGAGACTGTGATCCCCACGACAAGCTTCTTTCTTTCGATAGCCAGAAGCACCAAAACCGACATCATTGCCAAAAGAAACCCCAACCCTGTCTTTAACCTCTTCCTATCCGTCTCAGTAGAAATGAGCGACGACGAACAGACATCCTCAGTCACCGGAACGGGGCTGTTTACAAAGGCGGCGCCGGGTCGAGCTCCATCGTCCGACGGTGTCGCTACGACGGGGGTTGCGACGGGACCAGAAGCGGAGGATTCGAGGTCGGACGGAGACAGCTTCTTCTTCCGCGAGGGCTTCTTCAAGCGGCCGCGGTTCTTGACGACGAGGTCGGCGAGGGAGGTCGGGAAGCCGGTCTGGACGACGAGCGAGCCACCTCGCTCGGGAGGCCGGAGTTCGGCGAGGAGCCGGGACACTccgccgcccccgccgccgccaccgcccgcCCGGAACTTCTTCCACGGGTTCGGCATCGGGCCAACCGGCGATCATGGAGGGGGCAAAGAGTCGGCGATCTACTCGGCAATAAAGGATCGCATGCTTTATTTCTCCCGGTCACGTGGTTTGGTTTCCTCGCCGCCCGAAACGGTGTCCAACTTTACAATTAGCCCCACCGAACATTACATTTTATACAAAAGTAATACATACTTTCGCCGACAAAGCCGCTTTATTTTTACACCTAACCCCTCCAACCAAATCGAATTTGCACAAAATAGACAGACAGAGAACGAATGCGGTGACGACTCGCGTGAATCGTTCGGGGCGGTGACGGGCTGACGCGATATAACATAAAGATGAAGCGCGTTCGCGCGGTGTCAGAGAGACTGTGGGAATCCCAGGTGGATCACGAAAACGGACGGCTCTGATCTCAATCTGGAGTTGGTGAGGTTACAATCTCAAAGCACCAAAACATAAAACTGATGCCTCCGTGTTACGCGTGTCAACCTCTCGTGGCGCGGTCAACGTGTCACGAAAGGTACGACAAAGAACAGTGGAGTTTGGGGGTCTGATTCGGGCCGGATCGATCAGGATCCGAATCCGATATGTTTGGGTTAGGTTAGGATTTTTGGATAATgatcataaaatttcttatatttttaatgtaAGGGAGTGAGTGGTTGTATTGCTCTTAAGGATCTAATTAATGGCCAATGTCCTTTCaataataaagagagagagagagagagagagagagagatcaatacAAGGATGGATTGGTTATTAGTCACTCTCGCTAAGAACAGAATAATTAATGTACCATCAAATTGAGGATAATTATatgaatattatataattttggtGAAATTGGACACATCTCTActtcttaaataaataaataaaatttgtcTAAATTTGGTCATAAAGGGTCCAAAATATGGAGGCTTGGAACTCTATATCTTTTTTATGTTGGATGTTGTCTTCTCACTTGTGTTCCTCCTTCGATTGGCCATTGGTGCTTGCCTTGTCACCATCCATCCATTTGTGACTTGGTGTTGGTGTTCATGCCTTCTTGATGTCTTGGGGATGGAGATGGTGACCACCAAAGCAAAGAAGTTGGAGAGAtaaattgttgttgttgttgttgtcttgGTGGAGTATTTTACAGTGCAAACTCTACAGCTATAAGATGTTGACCAATAATTCTATATTGGATGTTGACCACTTTTGTGGTGTAAGCAGTAGGATCCTTGAGTTAGTCTGCACCAGAAACAAAATCTTTCTTGCCATTGCTGATTGCAAAGTTGACTTGGTATGTAGTGCACATTGAAAGAATATTGGAGGGAATTTGATGATTGAATGTTGAGGAAGCTTCCATAGACTTTAACCAATTATTCTTTAGTTTCTTGATGTCTATCttctcaaaatttaaaaaatattatctttacaAATTTTAAAATAGCATATTTGTCCTTtctaatttaaccaagttgtagtTGTTATGATCAActtctataaatttttttaaaatattataagaatatacatatatatatatatatatagtcgttATAGTCCATTAAATTTATGTTGTTATCTATATGATTATAGGAAAAATCAACTACGCCCATTTAGATGCTTCAGGGCTTTATAAGTCCCCTCTTATGTTTCATTGGAACATGAGCTTCATAAATtaatgataaaagaaaaaaaatataaagtaaaataaagatgAAGATTTTTTTATATGTATTGTTTCTCAGAAccattttctctttagtaagagAAAATTATGAAAGAGACTTATAGATCCTCCTCCACGatcaaaggaggaagaagaattaAGTTTGTTGTTATCACAATCatagaagaaaaaagagaaaactcTTACGGTAAGGaatttttgtcaaattatatgatcctatctaattacgtaagatatattatgaatatgattggattatgattattattataagCCAATAAAAAAGGAAGTCCAATCATAATAGAATTTTATAAGAGACAGGAGGAACTCTTCTAATTACTTATTTTAGATCCTTTGCTCTAGCTTAAAAATAGATAGGATTTTACAGGGACTCAATACAACACACATAAGCACATAATAATTGAATATGCAGATATATATGAATATGCGTGTACGTGAGTGTCTGGATTCATGATATAATTAAGAGATTTCAgaacttttctcttttttttttgattaTATGAACCAGTTAATGAAATATTATAGATGGATAGGAAAAGAGTAGAAGACGAATATAGTTCTTCTTATAGATCGATATCACTATTGAACTTAGATTTGATAATGATACACTCGTTAGATCTTTTCTAAACAATATCGAAAGATACAcatcgatatattattatttgatttcgattttttttatattaaatttcttctacttgataataataataatatactatgATTTTTATACTTGGTTATGGATAATCCACATCTGTATGAGCATCTACCACTTTAGATATATCTTCCTCCTTTAGGTGTCGTTTTAAAGGGTGTTTGCCTCCTTGCTCCACTCCAGGTAGAGATAACAAAGCCTTGCCAACTTCACATCTCAAGTCATCATTGTAACCCACCTTTTGCTAGATTAGAAATAACTATATTCCTCTATGTTTGATTGTCATGGATCTTATTGGAATGGGAGGGAGTGGATTAATGCaactatatttaatttttttaagaaactaattaaataaatatgtaaaaaaaataacataagCAAGTGTTTAAATAAGTAAGAATACAATAAAGGAGATGTAAGTCCTCACAGTGCTTCAATCTTTACCACAAATGTCTATTTGTGATCCTTCTTGAAATCTTGGTTAAAAAATcagtaaattaaaaataaaaaaaacctaaaaaaaagaataatgatGGTATCCTTATCATTCCGAGTATTACTATCATCATTTGTATTGTTTGTAGACCCAAACAATACCATCGTTTAGGACTTACAAAGGCATAGTAAGTGGGTAACTCGATCCAAATACTAGTCGAATGTAACCTTCATCGATATAACATAGTAAGAACATGTTTTtagtatatttataatataattataatctaATTAACTTTACCCAAATCTTTCACAAAAACGTTCAACATATCATAATTGACATAGCACATTCATTTTAGATATAAAGGAATCTTATGtcacacataaaacatcatctatACATAAATATTAAAGTATTTGATACATCGTAAGTATACATGGGATGAAGACAAACATTTGAAACGCCTAATACATCGAAAAGATTcttcttatattttatttatatatcttaGAAAAAAAAGTTTGAACGATAAATCCTAATCATGCAACGAAAGGCATGGTGTACCCTAATTAATTAGATAACTAATTAATTAGATAAAGAATATGTCCACCTGTGACACAAGTTTTGCTCGAATCACCTTAATCAAGCAAAATATTTAATCACACGATGCATCATCTTCCTAGTCCATAATGTATCCAAGACATGAGAAGTATTAAAGGACTTATTATGCTCTAACTCAAATCATCTCTTCAGCATAATATATCTATCCAAGACATTTAATGGTATAAGCATTTAATGCATTGAATGTATTCTAATCAAACAAAGGATCTTTCTATGACTAGTATTCatctcaaataaaaatatttagggtATCTGATTTATCAATCTATCATactattaatttaatattttttaaatataaaatattattaattattatattaaaaaaatatttatattgagGTTGTAATAATTTAAGTACAATGGTAAGgttgtaataattatttttattatagtatTTATTTTCTACATGTAAGTGTTTCAGATATTCTAATATGATTTCCTTAAATACGCCAAAATTTGAAAGCTTTGGGCGGGCAAAAATACGTTTCCCAAAAAAGAGGCGAAAAGAGAAGCGCCAAACTCTGCGTCCCGACAACAATCATCGTAGCACGATGACAGCACACGCAACCCCATTTTCCCACGAGCAGCACTTTCTTTAACAGCCAACTACGTACCCAAACATGTACATTCCTCCGGACCAGACATAAATAGGGCCCATTGCGGGGCCCGATCTAATTAGGTGAGACGGCAGACACGGGGTAGAGGTTTAGGAATTCCACGTTGGTGACGTACCCCTTTTCTTTATTCTCGTCAAGATTTTCTTCACCGTGGTTTGGGTTACCTGCCGATGTACCTTCTTTGTGATCGGCCGAATCAGTGGGCCCGATGTGGTAGCTCTCTTTGCTTTCTCCGCCGACGTGTACTGAGCGCCATTTAATCGGCGATTTCGTTGATACGCTTCCTTAAGCGATTTGAAATCGAGTTCCAGCTAGTGTTGTTTCGCTAGGGTTTTCTCGGGCGTGCTTCGATCGAGGGAGAGGGTTTTGGTGGGAGGGTTACTTTGCGGGGATGACGCagggcggcggtggaggaggatCGGACTTTCACCTGCCTGACGAGATCCTGGCGGTGATGCCGACCGACCCGTACGAGCAGCTGGACCTGGCGAGAAAGATCACCTCGATGGCGATCGCGTCCCGCGTCTCGAAGCTGGAACTCGAGGCCGGGCGGCTGAGGCAGAGCGTCGCGGAGAAGGACCGGACCATCGCCGACCTGCAGGAGAAGCTCGCCCAGTTCGATCGCGTGTTCCAGCAGACCGATTCCCGCCTCAGGGCCGCCCTCGAAGAGAATGTGAGCTCCTAAGCTATGCGCGTCGCGATTGATCGAATACTaggtttatcttttatttttcacaaAATATATCTgtgttttctttctcgagtgaaggTTAAGCTGGCAAAGGAACGTGATTCATTGGCGCAGACTTCAAAGAAATTAACTCGAGATTTAACAAAGGTGTGGTTTTCTTTCCCTTTACATTCCTGTTCTCTTTCCCTTCTTAAATGGGCGCTTTTTTTTCTTTGAGGTCATTCCTATGAAGGTTATTGTTAATGCTATCTATTCTTATTAGCTATGGTATGTTGAAGCTGGGTTGCGTTGGTCGAAAGAGTTACAGGGTTATCATTGTTCTAAAAAAAGCCGACTATTTAGTAGAAATTCATATGACAATTGATCGCTTGTAATATTCAACTCATATTGCTAATTATTTTATCGTGTTTTTGTTAACTGAGCTAGGGAATTAATGGTGATGGTTGAAAGTTAGAAAGTTATTGAACTTGTGAGATAAGCCTATTTGGAATAAAATGGCATAATGATTAGGGATAGCTTGGGGCAGAAAATTGTGGCACCAAGATAGGAATCAGAAAGTGTGCTGCTTTTGCACTTTTATGTTAACTTTTCTTGGAGTAGGGTTGAGAAAGTTCTTACTTCCCATTTAAGaacgaagaaaaagaaaaaaaagaagtgaGAGGTCCAGCTGGATATAGTTTCATAAGGTTAGCATAATGAATTCTTCATTGTGTTGTTTTGTTCTGTTATATTGCTCAAAAGTTAGCAAAATACATTTGATAGTCTAGGAAATTTTGATCTTATCGTCAATCAAGTTTTTTGTTTACATAAATGTAATATGAGCCTAGGTTGTGCCTCGAGTGGTCACATATTTAGTTGGTATTCATGCTTTTGGACATTGTTTACTTTAACCAAAACTTTGGTCCTCAATCTAAAAGACAACTTCTATAGTTGAGAATAATAAGTTCTGACTGGCCATGCAGGAAATGGGATTAGGTCTTCTTGGCCATAAAAGTTCTGTTATCTGAAGATAAATGATTTatatgtttgatcttgatatATCTGAAACTGCTTATTATTTAAATCTTGTGGATTCTTGATTCTTGGAATATTGTACAGCGAAAACTAATTTTAACAGTTTATCTTCATCCTAACCAACAGGGTATCATTTGGTCTATGACAAAATTTAACCTCACGCGTATTTTCATTATTCTCAATGCAAAATTGGTATGATACATGGTAATATAGATCCTTCGTTGACTGACCCCATGTCATGTCATGCATGTGATTTCTTGAGTAAATTTGGTCTTTTCTGTTGTTTGATTACGAATCCTGGAATCCACAGTTTTATGATGCAATTCTCATAATCATCTGCATGACATCTGAAGACGAATGATTTTTCTTTCCTGATGATGTTGTGCCCAtttgtttttaaaattatttttatttgtccGCTATAAAACTGTCTGAATCATGAGACTTTTTGGGGCAGTTGGAGGCATTCAAGAAACATCTGTTGCAGTCACTTAATGAGGATAACACACCTGTAAGTAAATATACTATAAAACTTAACATACTTCAGTATCCAGTTTTCTTCCCCAAGATGATCATCATGGTAACTCTTGGAACTACAATACAGAAATTTGAAAGTCCtcaatgattttattttcttcttatatATTGTCTTAGAAGCAACAAGATCCTGTGGACATAAGGGCCTGTGATTCATCAACTGCCCAAGCATCTTCTTGGAAAGGCATGCTTTAGCTTGATGTTCATTTGTTAGCCTTGTGTTATTCTTACCTTTTTTTAATGCT
Coding sequences:
- the LOC103999086 gene encoding uncharacterized protein LOC103999086; this encodes MPNPWKKFRAGGGGGGGGGVSRLLAELRPPERGGSLVVQTGFPTSLADLVVKNRGRLKKPSRKKKLSPSDLESSASGPVATPVVATPSDDGARPGAAFVNSPVPVTEDVCSSSLISTETDRKRLKTGLGFLLAMMSVLVLLAIERKKLVVGITVSAFALRLLDSMSFQMLGFLKPCPEAQSRLNSVVVGGCDLEGRGVVSPIREVGISSSSDTVRSERNSVESVDLDPRREALLERRDLVGAGKACHEHDHRSKGNSKVKKLFRKFVPKKFRRRSDKKNAEELISDLSRRRACDGITEIEEDEAVNGDDDSDAVLGSGYVLSINAFNKVTDHDRKDVEFSRENLYESKSGSSHQLCFCAVVLLGLLGGKSVALVLTVSWFLFHKSIKTLWRKGTDLFV